A single genomic interval of Lathyrus oleraceus cultivar Zhongwan6 chromosome 7, CAAS_Psat_ZW6_1.0, whole genome shotgun sequence harbors:
- the LOC127107361 gene encoding uncharacterized protein LOC127107361, which yields MSEVDFEPQIQHHPRIFFPNLLSPHECTELEFIHKCSSTVGYRPNVFSTTLSHLIATNSSQFIIPFIPIRERLKDKLEEFFKCEFELFIEFTGLISWSRGASIGWHSDDNRPYLKQRHFSVVCYLNTYGKDFNGGLFHFQDGEPATIIPAAGDVVMYTADDRNIHSVDEITDGERLTLALWFSRDGSSDEDTKLVSLLSQHLLYKNIASSLLPLPASSNMYWFSQDQASNDQFGFNICWARLHILGYDIYFSQDTSCDSDVSELMLKPVHLVRGAELLDQEFANILHVLQVVQFFCWKESALQTNMSNIDCKVVKLSDEQIAKINGLNSVLLNDVDLASRIFCRRPSNLEENGSIYSNWTGIVAAIAAWEDYVLKLNKQIHFQLPYWRMQESLYNVQLDA from the exons ATGTCAGAGGTTGATTTTGAACCCCAAATCCAACACCACCCACGCATCTTCTTCCCCAATCTCCTCTCGCCTCACGAATGCACA GAGTTGGAATTCATTCACAAGTGTAGCAGTACAGTTGGTTACAGACCAAATGTCTTCTCCACCACTCTTTCACATCTCATTGCCACCAACTCTTCGCAATTCATCATTCCTTTTATTCCAATCCGAG AAAGGTTGAAAGATAAATTAGAAGAGTTTTTCAAATGTGAGTTTGAGCTCTTTATTGAATTCACCGGTTTAATCAG CTGGAGCAGAGGGGCGAGCATTGGATGGCATAGTGATGATAATAGGCCTTACCTTAAACAACGTCACTTTTCG GTAGTTTGTTATTTGAATACGTATGGAAAGGATTTCAATGGTGGACTCTTTCACTTTCAAGATGGTGAACCGGCAACAATTATTCCCGCTGCTGGT GATGTTGTGATGTACACGGCTGACGACCGGAATATTCATTCTGTTGATGAG ATAACTGATGGGGAAAGACTCACACTTGCTTTATGGTTCAGCCGTGACGGTTCCTCTGATGAAGATACAAAGCTTGTTTCACTTCTTTCACAACACCTATTGTATAAAAACATTGCTAGTTCATTACTACCTTTGCCCGCATCGAGTAATATGTACTGGTTTTCTCAGGACCAAGCTTCCAATGACCAGTTTGGTTTTAATATTTGTTGGGCCAGACTGCATATTCTCGGATATGACATATATTTTTCCCAAGACACCAGCTGTGACTCTGATGTCTCTGAATTGATGCTAAAGCCAGTGCACTTGGTGAGAGGAGCTGAGTTGCTAGACCAGGAATTTGCCAATATTTTGCATGTGCTTCAG GTTGTCCAATTTTTCTGTTGGAAAGAATCTGCCTTGCAGACCAACATGTCAAATATAGATTGCAAAGTCGTAAAACTGTCAGATGAGCAAATAGCAAAAATCAATGGTCTTAATTCTGTACTTCTGAATGATGTTGATCTCGCATCCAGAATTTTCTGTAGAAGGCCTTCCAATTTGGAAGAAAATGGATCCATTTACTCTAATTGGACTGGAATAGTGGCTGCTATTGCTGCTTGGGAAGATTATGTGTTGAAGTTAAACAAGCAAATTCATTTTCAGCTACCTTACTGGAGAATGCAAGAATCTTTATATAATGTACAATTAGATGCATAG